In Stenotrophomonas sp. 169, one DNA window encodes the following:
- a CDS encoding fasciclin domain-containing protein: protein MQATFKKIALATSLAVLGAVAAPSFAANPPMVGGAPMYPAKTIVENASASKDHTTLVAAVKAAGLVDTLNSAGPFTVFAPTNAAFNKLPAGTVDTLVKPENKAALTKILTYHVVPGVHTAAQLTAAATKQGGTATMKTVEGEPLTFKLQDGKLWIVDAKGGKASVTTADVMQSNGVVHVVDSVLMPK, encoded by the coding sequence GTGCAAGCTACTTTCAAGAAGATTGCCCTCGCTACCAGCCTCGCCGTTCTGGGTGCCGTCGCGGCCCCCAGCTTTGCTGCTAACCCGCCGATGGTGGGTGGCGCGCCGATGTATCCGGCCAAGACCATCGTTGAGAATGCCAGTGCGTCGAAGGACCACACCACGCTGGTCGCGGCAGTCAAGGCGGCAGGGCTGGTGGACACGCTCAACAGCGCAGGTCCGTTCACCGTGTTCGCCCCCACCAATGCCGCCTTCAACAAGCTCCCGGCGGGCACGGTCGATACCCTGGTCAAGCCGGAGAACAAAGCCGCGCTGACCAAGATCCTGACCTATCACGTGGTGCCGGGCGTGCATACGGCTGCCCAGCTGACCGCTGCGGCCACCAAGCAGGGCGGCACCGCCACGATGAAGACCGTGGAAGGCGAGCCGCTTACTTTCAAGCTGCAGGACGGCAAGTTGTGGATCGTGGATGCCAAGGGCGGCAAGGCATCGGTCACTACCGCGGATGTGATGCAGTCCAACGGCGTGGTGCACGTCGTCGATTCGGTGTTGATGCCTAAGTAA
- a CDS encoding thermonuclease family protein: protein MCVALVVSPLSVAAPLEIVGRATVVDGDTLAVNQKRVRLWGMDAPESAQHCSTAQGARWPCGRRAANALDAHLQGRTVRCVQRDVDRYGRSVGECFVQNESVNAWMVRSGWAVAYREYATRYVEDEQRAKAQKRNIWQGAFQMPADYRRAQRAAHARPAQAESAPATGCRIKGNISSGGAKIFHQPGQRDYAQTRIQLEDGERYFCSPEEARAAGWRAAKR, encoded by the coding sequence ATGTGTGTAGCACTGGTTGTGTCGCCGTTGAGCGTGGCGGCCCCCCTTGAGATCGTCGGCCGTGCCACCGTGGTGGACGGTGACACGCTGGCGGTGAACCAGAAACGGGTACGGTTGTGGGGGATGGATGCGCCTGAGAGCGCGCAGCACTGCAGCACCGCGCAGGGCGCGCGATGGCCCTGCGGACGCCGCGCTGCCAATGCGCTGGATGCACATCTGCAGGGCAGGACCGTGCGCTGCGTGCAGCGCGACGTGGACCGCTACGGCAGGTCGGTCGGTGAGTGTTTCGTGCAGAACGAATCGGTGAACGCCTGGATGGTCCGGTCCGGCTGGGCAGTGGCCTACCGTGAGTACGCCACCCGGTATGTCGAGGACGAGCAACGGGCCAAGGCGCAGAAGCGGAACATCTGGCAAGGGGCCTTCCAGATGCCGGCCGATTACCGTCGTGCGCAGCGTGCCGCCCATGCACGGCCCGCCCAGGCCGAATCGGCGCCTGCCACGGGGTGCCGGATCAAGGGAAACATTTCCAGTGGCGGCGCGAAGATCTTCCACCAGCCGGGCCAGCGCGACTACGCGCAGACGCGGATCCAGTTGGAGGACGGCGAGCGTTACTTCTGTTCGCCTGAAGAGGCGAGGGCAGCCGGCTGGCGCGCCGCAAAGCGGTAG
- a CDS encoding SPFH domain-containing protein: MGLRQAVAGAVGGVLADQWKDFYTVPVGLPATAALFAAVPRGTNAGRGSNTSASSNIITNGSKIVVPEGYGLLLMQDGAVTAFVAEPGGYEWRSDDANSQSIFAGDGLVTPLIRQTWERFKFGGQPGSQQAAFFVSLKELPDNRFGTQSEIYWDDGFLGTQVGAVTRGSYTLKIVDPILFVKNFVPARYLQPGEVFDFTDLDNAAASQLFNEVVGSLAPAFSLYTNDPGKGNRITKLQQDSLGFAKSLSDAVEQAYQWNSDRGLAIVKTAIVSIEYDANTRELLKTVQRADALSGARGNSNLQASMAQGIQSAGETGGAAGLVGVGMASGMFGGVGSMQQPVAPATPAADDPIAKLKKAKEMLDLGLITQDDYDKLKAKALGL; this comes from the coding sequence ATGGGTCTTCGTCAGGCGGTGGCAGGTGCGGTGGGCGGTGTGCTGGCCGATCAGTGGAAGGATTTCTACACCGTTCCGGTTGGACTGCCTGCCACGGCTGCCCTGTTCGCGGCGGTCCCACGCGGCACCAACGCCGGGCGCGGCTCCAACACCAGCGCGTCGTCCAACATCATCACCAACGGTTCGAAGATCGTGGTGCCGGAAGGCTACGGCCTGCTGCTGATGCAGGACGGTGCAGTCACCGCGTTCGTCGCCGAGCCCGGCGGCTACGAATGGCGATCCGACGATGCCAACTCGCAGTCGATCTTCGCCGGCGACGGCCTGGTGACCCCGTTGATCCGCCAGACCTGGGAACGGTTCAAGTTCGGCGGCCAGCCCGGCTCGCAGCAGGCTGCGTTCTTCGTATCGCTGAAGGAACTGCCGGACAACCGCTTCGGCACCCAGTCGGAGATCTACTGGGACGACGGCTTCCTCGGCACGCAGGTGGGCGCGGTGACGCGTGGTTCCTATACGCTGAAAATCGTGGACCCGATCCTGTTCGTCAAGAACTTCGTGCCGGCCCGCTATCTGCAGCCGGGCGAGGTCTTTGATTTCACCGACCTGGACAATGCGGCCGCCAGCCAGTTGTTCAACGAAGTCGTGGGGTCGCTGGCGCCTGCCTTCAGCCTGTATACCAACGATCCCGGCAAGGGCAATCGCATCACCAAGCTGCAGCAGGACTCGCTGGGCTTCGCCAAGAGCCTGTCCGACGCAGTGGAACAGGCGTACCAGTGGAACTCCGATCGCGGGCTTGCCATCGTCAAGACGGCCATCGTGTCGATCGAGTACGACGCCAATACCCGTGAACTGCTGAAGACGGTGCAGCGAGCCGATGCCCTGTCCGGTGCGCGCGGCAATTCCAACCTGCAGGCCAGCATGGCCCAGGGCATCCAGTCGGCAGGCGAAACCGGGGGCGCTGCAGGCCTGGTTGGCGTGGGCATGGCATCGGGGATGTTCGGCGGGGTTGGCAGCATGCAACAGCCGGTCGCGCCGGCAACCCCGGCCGCCGACGATCCGATCGCCAAGCTGAAGAAGGCGAAAGAGATGCTGGACCTCGGCCTGATCACCCAGGACGACTACGACAAGCTCAAGGCCAAGGCGCTGGGTCTGTAA
- a CDS encoding SDR family oxidoreductase, whose translation MADDAPLTDRLRAALDLLESIEADRSVLDTLPEADRVRLHQVVAKVYHPEPKARRQMLKQQAKVRHQEKVRKAEALLEQTGIRALRRKPVFSTPNYFPPHAAGLHDARNGEGADAGPEPVHSPELRHCYVCKQKFTQLHHFYDQMCPDCAALNFTKRTETADLRGRVALLTGGRVKIGYQAGLKLLRAGAELIVTTRFPRDSAARYAEEPDFAVWGHRLQVYGLDLRHTPSVEAFCTELLATRTRLDFIINNACQTVRRPPQFYAHMMAGETAALHDVPETLRNLIGDYEGLRSAELLGATPATVLQVTQEQGFKGANGLVRAAELSQVPLLADELVGQQHLFPDGRLDQDLQQIDLRDRNSWRMQMAEVPSVELLETQLVNAIAPFILNARLKPLMLRTPERDKHIVNVSAMEGQFYRNFKTTRHPHTNMAKAALNMMTRTSAADYQNDGIHMNSVDTGWVTDEDPADLAAKKVEQERFHPPLDIIDGAARIVDPIIHGINTGEHVWGQFLKDYAPTDW comes from the coding sequence GTGGCCGACGATGCGCCCCTGACCGACCGCCTGCGCGCCGCGCTGGACCTGCTGGAATCCATCGAAGCGGACCGCAGCGTGCTGGACACCCTTCCCGAGGCCGACCGCGTGCGGCTGCACCAGGTCGTGGCCAAGGTCTACCATCCCGAGCCCAAGGCGCGCCGGCAGATGCTCAAGCAGCAGGCCAAGGTCCGCCACCAGGAGAAGGTCCGCAAGGCCGAAGCGTTGCTGGAACAGACCGGCATCCGTGCCCTGCGCCGCAAGCCGGTGTTCAGTACGCCGAACTACTTCCCGCCGCACGCGGCCGGCCTGCATGACGCCCGTAACGGCGAAGGCGCTGATGCCGGCCCGGAGCCGGTGCACTCACCCGAGCTGCGCCACTGTTACGTGTGCAAACAGAAGTTTACCCAGCTGCATCATTTCTATGACCAGATGTGCCCGGACTGCGCCGCGCTGAACTTCACCAAGCGCACGGAGACGGCCGACCTGCGCGGGCGCGTCGCGCTGCTGACGGGCGGCCGGGTCAAGATCGGTTATCAGGCCGGGTTGAAGTTGCTGCGCGCGGGTGCCGAATTGATCGTGACCACGCGGTTCCCGCGCGATTCGGCTGCCCGCTATGCCGAAGAGCCAGACTTTGCCGTATGGGGCCATCGCCTGCAGGTATACGGGCTGGACCTGCGCCACACGCCCAGCGTGGAGGCCTTCTGCACCGAGCTGCTGGCCACGCGCACGCGGCTGGACTTCATCATCAACAATGCCTGCCAGACCGTGCGGCGTCCGCCGCAGTTCTACGCGCACATGATGGCCGGCGAGACCGCTGCGCTGCACGACGTGCCGGAAACCCTGCGCAACCTGATCGGTGACTACGAGGGCCTGCGCAGCGCCGAACTGCTGGGTGCGACCCCGGCCACGGTGTTGCAGGTGACGCAGGAACAAGGCTTCAAGGGGGCCAACGGCCTGGTGCGTGCCGCCGAGCTTTCGCAGGTGCCGCTGCTGGCCGACGAACTGGTGGGCCAGCAGCATCTGTTCCCGGATGGCCGCCTGGACCAGGACCTGCAGCAGATCGACCTGCGCGACCGCAACTCCTGGCGCATGCAGATGGCCGAGGTGCCGTCGGTGGAACTGCTGGAGACCCAGCTGGTCAATGCCATCGCCCCGTTCATCCTCAATGCGCGCTTGAAGCCGTTGATGCTGCGTACGCCGGAGCGTGACAAGCACATCGTCAACGTATCGGCGATGGAAGGTCAGTTCTACCGCAACTTCAAGACCACCCGTCACCCGCATACCAACATGGCCAAGGCCGCGTTGAACATGATGACGCGCACCTCCGCGGCGGATTACCAGAACGACGGCATCCACATGAACAGCGTGGACACCGGCTGGGTGACCGATGAGGATCCGGCCGACCTGGCAGCGAAGAAGGTGGAGCAGGAGCGGTTCCACCCGCCGCTGGACATCATCGATGGCGCCGCGCGCATCGTCGACCCGATCATCCATGGGATCAACACCGGCGAGCACGTCTGGGGCCAGTTCCTGAAGGACTACGCACCCACCGACTGGTGA
- a CDS encoding DUF4126 domain-containing protein, protein MALIHSFLMGAVAGMRAMTPLAAVTNAARSGRLPAGTAATRLLANRAAAAGMLALAGGELMGDKMKTAPDRIVPAGMVARVATGLIVGAALAPRSQRGLGAALGAGTAVAASYLAFNLRMRALRRYGQTPTGLAEDAIAVGSAALITRSALAGR, encoded by the coding sequence ATGGCACTGATCCATTCCTTTCTGATGGGCGCCGTCGCGGGAATGCGCGCCATGACCCCGCTGGCCGCCGTCACTAACGCGGCGCGCAGCGGCAGGTTGCCCGCGGGCACCGCGGCGACGCGCCTGCTGGCCAACCGCGCCGCTGCGGCAGGCATGCTGGCATTGGCGGGCGGCGAGCTGATGGGCGACAAGATGAAAACAGCGCCGGACCGCATCGTACCGGCGGGCATGGTGGCCCGTGTAGCAACCGGACTGATTGTCGGCGCCGCGTTGGCGCCGCGTTCGCAGCGCGGTCTAGGGGCAGCGCTGGGCGCCGGCACCGCCGTGGCAGCGTCTTATCTGGCCTTCAACCTGCGCATGCGGGCCCTGCGGCGTTATGGGCAGACACCCACCGGCCTGGCGGAAGACGCGATCGCGGTGGGCAGTGCGGCCCTGATCACGCGCAGCGCCCTCGCTGGCCGCTGA